In Streptantibioticus cattleyicolor NRRL 8057 = DSM 46488, a genomic segment contains:
- the malQ gene encoding 4-alpha-glucanotransferase, with product MGRADGAAPAPPRTRAPLPDALARLAALHGVQTSYQPAPGRTVHVPEATVVAVLAALGVDAAGPGAVRDALDRHERLARTRLLPPCVVVRDGAPLRLEVPPGTELTVVPEGGSGAARPATGDGALPLGHHLLRARTPDGRTAAAPLIVVPGRLPGPAGRAYGLMVQLYSLLSARSWGMGDLGDLAELAGWAGRALGAGFLTVNPLHSAVPGDPTDPSPYRPSSRRFPDPVYLRVEEVPEYAYLEPAARARVDGLLARAAELRAAVLDEGALIDRDAVWRLKSAALEIVREVPLAPGRRAAYCDFLAEAGQALDDHATWCALAELHGSDWHTWPAALRDPRSAQTARARGERLDRVDFHCWLAWLTDTQLAAASAAAARAGMSVGIVHDLAVGVHPSGADAWALGDVLARGMSVGAPPDLFNPRGQDWSLPPWRPDALAATGYAPYRDLLRGVLRHAGGLRVDHVMGLSRLWWVPEGRPPTEGTYVRYDAGAMLGVLALEAHRAGAVVIGEDLGTVEPGMRESLADHGILGTSVLWFERDHTGDGRPLPPDRWRADCLATVTTHDLPSTAARLTGEHVALRHRLGLLTRPLADEQGQDTAEVAEWLALLGRLGLLPEGAHDEEGAVRAVHRFLLRTPARLIGVWLPDTVGDRRPQNLPGTRDEYPNWRLPVADHRGRPVTLERLAGDARVHALAELLRQGVAGAG from the coding sequence ATGGGCCGAGCCGACGGGGCCGCCCCCGCACCGCCCCGCACCCGGGCCCCGCTGCCCGACGCACTCGCCCGGCTGGCCGCCCTGCACGGGGTCCAGACCTCGTACCAGCCCGCGCCCGGCCGCACCGTGCACGTCCCCGAGGCCACCGTGGTCGCCGTGCTCGCCGCGCTCGGTGTGGACGCCGCCGGCCCCGGCGCGGTGCGCGACGCGCTCGACCGCCACGAGCGGTTGGCGCGCACCCGGCTGCTGCCGCCGTGCGTGGTGGTACGCGACGGTGCGCCGCTGCGCCTGGAGGTGCCGCCGGGCACCGAGCTGACGGTGGTGCCCGAAGGCGGATCCGGCGCGGCGCGTCCGGCCACCGGCGACGGCGCGCTCCCCCTCGGCCACCACCTGCTGCGCGCCCGCACCCCGGACGGGCGTACCGCCGCCGCCCCGCTGATCGTCGTCCCCGGCCGGCTGCCCGGCCCCGCCGGACGCGCCTACGGGCTGATGGTGCAGCTCTACTCGCTGCTGTCGGCCCGCTCCTGGGGCATGGGCGACCTCGGCGACCTCGCGGAGCTGGCCGGGTGGGCGGGACGGGCGCTCGGCGCCGGTTTCCTCACCGTCAACCCGCTGCACTCCGCCGTCCCCGGCGACCCCACCGACCCCTCCCCGTACCGGCCCTCCTCGCGCCGCTTCCCGGACCCGGTCTACCTGCGGGTGGAGGAGGTCCCCGAGTACGCCTACCTGGAGCCGGCCGCCCGGGCGCGGGTCGACGGGCTGCTCGCCCGCGCCGCCGAACTGCGCGCGGCGGTGCTCGACGAGGGGGCGCTCATCGACCGGGACGCGGTGTGGCGGCTGAAGAGCGCGGCCCTGGAGATCGTCCGCGAGGTGCCGCTCGCCCCCGGCCGCCGCGCCGCCTACTGCGACTTCCTCGCCGAGGCCGGCCAGGCCCTCGACGACCACGCCACCTGGTGCGCGCTGGCCGAACTCCACGGCTCCGACTGGCATACCTGGCCCGCCGCGCTGCGCGACCCGCGCTCCGCGCAGACCGCCCGCGCCCGCGGCGAACGCCTGGACCGGGTGGACTTCCACTGCTGGCTCGCCTGGCTGACCGACACCCAGCTCGCCGCGGCCTCCGCCGCCGCCGCGCGGGCCGGCATGTCCGTGGGCATCGTGCACGACCTGGCGGTCGGGGTGCACCCCTCGGGGGCCGACGCGTGGGCGCTCGGCGACGTCCTCGCCCGGGGGATGTCCGTCGGCGCCCCGCCGGACCTGTTCAACCCCCGCGGCCAGGACTGGAGTCTGCCGCCGTGGCGCCCGGACGCCCTCGCCGCCACCGGCTACGCCCCCTACCGCGATCTGCTGCGCGGGGTGCTGCGGCACGCCGGGGGCCTGCGCGTCGACCACGTCATGGGGCTCTCCCGGCTGTGGTGGGTGCCCGAGGGACGTCCGCCCACCGAGGGAACCTACGTGCGCTACGACGCCGGCGCCATGCTCGGCGTCCTCGCGCTGGAGGCGCACCGGGCCGGCGCCGTGGTGATCGGCGAGGACCTGGGCACCGTGGAGCCGGGGATGCGGGAGAGCCTGGCCGACCACGGAATCCTGGGCACCTCGGTGCTGTGGTTCGAACGCGACCACACCGGCGACGGCCGCCCGCTGCCCCCGGACCGCTGGCGCGCCGACTGCCTGGCCACCGTCACCACCCACGACCTGCCCAGCACCGCGGCCCGGCTCACCGGCGAACACGTGGCCCTGCGCCACCGGCTCGGCCTGCTCACCCGTCCGCTCGCCGACGAGCAGGGCCAGGACACCGCCGAGGTCGCCGAATGGCTGGCGCTGCTCGGCCGGCTCGGCCTGCTGCCGGAGGGCGCCCACGACGAGGAGGGCGCCGTCCGGGCCGTCCACCGCTTCCTGCTGCGCACCCCGGCCCGGCTGATCGGCGTGTGGCTGCCGGACACGGTCGGCGACCGGCGCCCGCAGAACCTGCCCGGCACCCGGGACGAGTACCCCAACTGGCGGCTGCCCGTCGCCGACCACCGGGGCCGCCCGGTCACCCTGGAACGGCTGGCCGGTGACGCCCGGGTGCACGCCCTCGCCGAGCTGCTGCGGCAGGGGGTGGCCGGCGCCGGATGA
- a CDS encoding DUF2079 domain-containing protein, which produces METPDREGRSEQQRSRAARWAPVTLGTVFGAPYAVLAVARYRRMADTSWDLGIFDEAVRHYAHFQAPVVDIKGPGFDILGDHFSPVLAVLAPVYRLFPGAVTLLIAQALLLGVSAVPLTRAAITRLGTGRGTALGIAYGTAWGLQRAADNGFHEIAFAVPLLAMTTTCLLDRRGRAAACWCLPLVLVKEDLGLTVAAVGALLVLRRERVLGCALVLFGTAAFAVTVGVLIPAMNSAGHYDYWSKVGGGGTAGSLLKPFLSGWDVKSQTLLVLFGTVGLLALRSPLCLLALPTLGWRFTATDTVYWGTDWHYSAVLMPIVFAALVDAVVAAESSPRRWLRGWAHNVVPAVLGIALTFTLAGRLPLQDLLHTATYDPGPRAPAARHALAEIPDNATVETNIGLMSHLTSRCDVFWVGDTKGLTPRYIALDLLNGWSTPVTDPVGYARSLHPGATYALLSNVDGYAVLRLNSPANR; this is translated from the coding sequence GTGGAAACCCCCGATCGGGAGGGGCGGTCCGAGCAGCAGCGGTCGAGGGCCGCGCGATGGGCTCCGGTCACGCTCGGTACGGTCTTCGGCGCGCCGTACGCGGTACTCGCCGTCGCCCGCTACCGGCGGATGGCCGACACCTCCTGGGACCTGGGGATATTCGATGAGGCGGTACGCCACTACGCCCACTTCCAGGCGCCGGTCGTCGACATCAAGGGACCCGGGTTCGACATCCTGGGCGACCACTTCAGCCCGGTGCTCGCCGTACTCGCCCCCGTCTACCGGCTCTTCCCCGGCGCCGTCACCCTGCTGATCGCGCAGGCGCTGCTCCTCGGCGTCTCCGCGGTGCCGCTCACCCGGGCGGCGATCACCCGCCTCGGCACCGGACGCGGCACGGCGCTCGGCATCGCCTACGGAACCGCGTGGGGGCTGCAACGCGCCGCCGACAACGGCTTCCACGAAATCGCCTTCGCCGTCCCGCTGTTGGCGATGACCACCACGTGCCTGCTGGACCGCCGCGGGCGGGCGGCGGCCTGCTGGTGCCTGCCGCTGGTCCTCGTCAAGGAGGACCTCGGGCTCACCGTGGCGGCCGTCGGCGCCCTGCTGGTGCTGCGCCGGGAACGGGTGCTCGGCTGCGCGCTGGTGCTCTTCGGCACCGCCGCCTTCGCGGTCACCGTCGGCGTGCTGATACCGGCGATGAACTCCGCCGGCCACTACGACTACTGGTCCAAGGTGGGCGGCGGCGGGACCGCCGGCTCCCTCCTGAAGCCGTTCCTCTCCGGCTGGGACGTGAAGTCCCAGACCCTCCTCGTCCTCTTCGGCACCGTCGGCCTGCTCGCGCTGCGCTCCCCGTTGTGCCTGCTGGCGCTGCCCACCCTCGGCTGGCGGTTCACCGCCACCGACACCGTCTACTGGGGCACCGACTGGCACTACAGCGCGGTGCTGATGCCGATCGTCTTCGCGGCGCTGGTGGACGCGGTGGTGGCCGCCGAGTCCTCCCCGCGCCGGTGGCTGCGCGGCTGGGCGCACAACGTCGTCCCCGCCGTGCTCGGCATCGCCCTCACCTTCACCCTCGCCGGCCGGCTCCCGCTCCAGGACCTGCTGCACACCGCGACGTACGACCCCGGCCCGCGCGCCCCCGCGGCCCGGCACGCCCTCGCCGAGATCCCCGACAACGCCACCGTCGAGACCAACATCGGCCTGATGTCCCACCTCACCTCACGCTGCGACGTCTTCTGGGTCGGCGACACCAAGGGCCTCACCCCGCGCTACATCGCCCTCGACCTCCTCAACGGCTGGTCGACACCGGTCACGGACCCCGTGGGGTACGCGCGGTCCCTCCACCCCGGGGCGACCTACGCCCTCCTCTCCAACGTCGACGGCTACGCCGTCCTCCGCCTGAACTCCCCGGCGAACCGTTGA
- a CDS encoding GNAT family N-acetyltransferase, protein MRWVEEVVLAGCEVWVAVMPGEGEEEEVVGYAAGADGWLEHLYLLPHVRRRGIGTRLLERARRSCPAGLSLHVFEANTEARAFYERHGFTVVATDDGSGNMERLPSLTMRWAPAPAPAPAPSTAS, encoded by the coding sequence GTGCGGTGGGTGGAGGAGGTGGTGCTCGCCGGGTGCGAGGTGTGGGTGGCGGTGATGCCCGGCGAGGGGGAGGAAGAGGAGGTGGTGGGGTACGCGGCGGGTGCGGACGGGTGGTTGGAGCATCTGTATCTGCTGCCGCACGTCCGCCGTCGCGGCATCGGGACGCGGTTGCTGGAGCGGGCCCGCCGGTCCTGCCCGGCAGGGCTGTCGCTGCACGTGTTCGAGGCCAACACCGAGGCCCGCGCGTTCTACGAGCGTCACGGTTTCACCGTGGTCGCCACCGACGACGGCAGCGGCAACATGGAGCGGCTGCCCAGCCTCACCATGCGCTGGGCCCCGGCTCCGGCCCCGGCTCCGGCGCCGTCGACGGCGAGTTGA
- a CDS encoding APC family permease, with protein sequence MLTAPVSVDPPARTFRSKVRLMPLVALIFFSVSGGAYGLEPLFSASGPGAAMLLLFLTPLIYSVPVALFTSELSSAIPVEGGYYQWVKRAFGAFGGFQVGMLSWLTSLVDMALYPVMFADYLANLLPSAADGKTELFTVPGFGPIGSFVVDVHWVVGVVCVVVPLTLLNIRGVKSVGDSSLVFTVLAIAPFVLLAAWGIPQLFTHHVNPVAPFTPPHTSPLSALGAGLLVVMWNYNGFDSISTVTEEIDNPRKNLPKALFLAIALIIAAYVIPALGAMADGGWSKWGDGDFAAIAGHLGGAWLMWAVSIGGMFSAWGLYSSLLMSNSRIPFVMAEDGWIPRRFVRTSPKYGTPVVAIVVCSVFYALFCNDSFSNLLNFDVILTNITLLMELAALIALRVKEPDLPRPYRIPGGALGLTVMSVPLVAVIGWAAWNVVRQGGATLTHTVYAIVFSVVVYFPLRWYRARGARARVSA encoded by the coding sequence GTGCTGACCGCCCCCGTCTCCGTGGACCCTCCCGCCCGTACCTTCCGGTCCAAGGTCCGGCTCATGCCGCTGGTGGCGCTGATCTTCTTCAGCGTCTCCGGCGGGGCGTACGGGCTGGAGCCGCTGTTCAGCGCCTCGGGACCGGGCGCCGCCATGCTGCTGCTCTTCCTCACCCCGCTGATCTACAGCGTGCCGGTGGCGCTGTTCACCTCCGAACTCAGCTCGGCGATACCGGTCGAGGGCGGCTACTACCAGTGGGTCAAGCGGGCCTTCGGCGCCTTCGGGGGCTTCCAGGTCGGCATGTTGTCCTGGCTGACCAGCCTGGTCGACATGGCGCTCTACCCGGTGATGTTCGCCGACTACCTGGCCAACCTGCTGCCCTCGGCCGCCGACGGCAAGACCGAGCTGTTCACCGTCCCCGGCTTCGGCCCGATCGGCTCCTTCGTGGTGGACGTGCACTGGGTGGTCGGCGTCGTCTGCGTCGTGGTGCCGCTGACCCTGCTCAACATCCGCGGGGTCAAGAGCGTCGGGGACAGCTCGCTGGTCTTCACCGTGCTCGCCATCGCCCCCTTCGTCCTCCTCGCCGCCTGGGGCATCCCGCAGCTCTTCACCCACCACGTCAACCCGGTGGCCCCCTTCACCCCGCCCCACACCTCGCCGCTGTCGGCGCTGGGGGCCGGGCTGCTGGTGGTGATGTGGAACTACAACGGGTTCGACTCCATCTCCACCGTCACCGAGGAGATCGACAACCCGCGCAAGAACCTCCCCAAGGCGCTCTTCCTGGCGATCGCGCTGATCATCGCCGCCTACGTGATCCCCGCGCTCGGCGCCATGGCCGACGGCGGCTGGAGCAAATGGGGCGACGGTGACTTCGCCGCCATCGCCGGCCACCTCGGCGGCGCCTGGCTGATGTGGGCGGTCTCCATCGGCGGCATGTTCTCCGCGTGGGGGCTGTACTCCTCGCTGCTGATGTCCAACTCGCGGATCCCGTTCGTGATGGCCGAGGACGGCTGGATACCGCGCCGCTTCGTCCGCACCAGCCCCAAGTACGGCACCCCGGTGGTGGCCATCGTGGTCTGCTCGGTCTTCTACGCCCTCTTCTGCAACGACTCCTTCAGCAACCTGCTCAACTTCGACGTGATCCTCACCAACATCACGCTGCTGATGGAACTGGCCGCGCTCATCGCGCTACGCGTCAAGGAACCCGACCTGCCCCGCCCCTACCGCATCCCCGGCGGGGCGCTGGGGCTGACCGTGATGTCCGTTCCACTGGTCGCCGTGATCGGCTGGGCCGCCTGGAACGTGGTGCGCCAAGGCGGCGCGACGCTGACGCACACCGTCTACGCCATCGTGTTCAGCGTCGTCGTCTACTTCCCCCTGCGGTGGTACCGGGCCCGCGGCGCGCGGGCCCGGGTGTCTGCCTGA
- a CDS encoding DUF397 domain-containing protein, with translation MVPEITWRRPSTAEADTGREVIEVGFGDDGLVYLREATRPETVAVTTHAKWEAFVKGVKAGEFDHFVAGVADEQR, from the coding sequence ATGGTGCCCGAGATCACCTGGCGCAGGCCGAGCACGGCCGAGGCCGACACCGGGCGTGAGGTCATCGAAGTGGGCTTCGGCGACGACGGCCTGGTCTACCTGCGGGAGGCCACCCGCCCCGAGACCGTCGCGGTCACCACCCACGCCAAGTGGGAGGCGTTCGTCAAGGGCGTCAAGGCCGGCGAGTTCGACCACTTCGTCGCCGGCGTCGCGGACGAGCAGCGCTGA
- a CDS encoding HNH endonuclease: MPHVLVLNASYEPLGVVPLRRALVLVLNNKAICLEESGALMHSATRALPAPSVVKLTKFVRVPFRGPVPLTRRALFARDGGKCAYCGCAATSVDHVIPRSRGGKHTWDNVVAACRRCNHVKADRHITELGWRLRHQPAPPTGLAWRIIGTGHRDPRWLPYLQPYGADDALARIDGISA; this comes from the coding sequence GTGCCGCATGTCCTGGTCCTCAACGCGTCGTACGAGCCCCTCGGCGTCGTACCGCTCCGCCGCGCGCTCGTTCTCGTCCTCAACAACAAGGCCATCTGCCTCGAGGAATCCGGCGCCCTGATGCACAGCGCGACCCGAGCCCTTCCGGCACCCAGTGTCGTGAAGCTCACAAAATTCGTCCGGGTCCCCTTTCGGGGCCCGGTTCCGCTCACCCGTCGGGCCCTCTTCGCCAGGGACGGCGGAAAATGCGCGTACTGCGGATGCGCCGCAACCAGCGTCGATCACGTCATTCCGCGCAGCCGGGGCGGAAAGCACACCTGGGACAACGTGGTGGCGGCCTGCCGCCGGTGCAACCACGTCAAGGCCGACCGGCACATCACCGAACTGGGCTGGCGGCTGCGCCACCAGCCCGCCCCGCCCACCGGCCTGGCCTGGCGCATCATCGGCACCGGCCATAGGGACCCGCGCTGGCTGCCATACCTGCAGCCATACGGCGCGGACGACGCCCTGGCCCGGATCGACGGCATATCGGCCTGA
- a CDS encoding mechanosensitive ion channel family protein has product MLWSWFTTAAAGPAAGPDPLGHAQETANNAASWVENNWMNWVEAALRIVLIVVVAMVLRATVRRMITKLIARMNRNVTGRPAGALGGLLVNAERRRQRSEAIGSVLRSVASFVIMGTAALTVLSVLKINLAPLLASAGVAGVAVGFGARNLVTDFLSGVFMILEDQYGVGDVIDVGVATGTVIEVGLRVTKLRGDNGEIWYVRNGEVKRVGNLSQGWATAVIDVQVGYGQDLDRARELISRAAEEMAGDEPWDEALWEPVEVLGLESVSADSVVIQAQAKTMPGKAAGVARELRWRIKKAFDAEGIAIVGGTPSATVADGVAAADGAAPSALADPESPQAKATAPIAQEAAEQPSGGASHTHGARLGKDD; this is encoded by the coding sequence GTGCTCTGGTCCTGGTTCACCACCGCCGCCGCCGGTCCCGCCGCCGGCCCCGATCCGCTCGGCCACGCCCAGGAGACCGCGAACAACGCCGCGAGCTGGGTGGAGAACAACTGGATGAACTGGGTGGAGGCGGCGCTGCGCATCGTGCTCATCGTGGTCGTCGCGATGGTGCTGCGCGCCACCGTGCGCCGCATGATCACCAAGCTCATCGCCCGGATGAACCGCAACGTCACCGGGCGGCCGGCCGGCGCGCTGGGCGGGCTGCTGGTCAACGCCGAGCGCCGCCGGCAGCGCAGCGAGGCGATCGGCTCGGTGCTGCGCAGCGTCGCCTCGTTCGTCATCATGGGCACCGCGGCGCTCACCGTGCTCTCGGTGCTCAAGATCAATCTGGCTCCGCTGCTGGCCAGCGCCGGGGTGGCGGGCGTCGCGGTCGGTTTCGGCGCGCGCAACCTGGTCACCGACTTCCTCTCCGGCGTCTTCATGATCCTGGAGGACCAGTACGGGGTCGGGGACGTGATCGACGTGGGGGTGGCCACCGGCACCGTGATCGAGGTCGGGCTGCGGGTGACCAAGCTGCGCGGCGACAACGGCGAGATCTGGTACGTGCGCAACGGCGAGGTCAAGCGGGTCGGCAACCTCAGCCAGGGGTGGGCCACCGCCGTGATCGACGTCCAGGTCGGCTACGGGCAGGACCTGGACCGGGCGCGGGAGCTGATCTCCCGGGCGGCCGAGGAGATGGCCGGCGACGAGCCGTGGGACGAGGCGCTGTGGGAGCCGGTGGAGGTGCTGGGCCTGGAGTCGGTCAGCGCCGACTCGGTGGTGATCCAGGCGCAGGCCAAGACGATGCCCGGCAAGGCGGCCGGGGTGGCGCGGGAGCTGCGCTGGCGGATCAAGAAGGCGTTCGACGCGGAGGGCATCGCCATCGTGGGCGGCACGCCGAGCGCCACCGTGGCCGACGGCGTCGCGGCGGCGGACGGGGCGGCCCCGTCCGCCCTGGCCGACCCGGAGTCGCCGCAGGCCAAGGCGACGGCACCGATAGCGCAGGAGGCCGCCGAGCAGCCGTCCGGCGGGGCCTCCCACACCCATGGCGCGCGGCTGGGCAAGGACGACTGA
- a CDS encoding ROK family transcriptional regulator, with product MNDRAALDLLLAHGPLSRTRIGELTGLSKPTASQLLARLEAAGLVVATGTTAGRPGPSAQLYRVNPDAGYVAALDVAPDRITAAVADIGGAVRGEHVLVTRGRSAARTPARTVAQVTSVIETAAERAGIDRSRLNRVVIGIPGALDPVTGVLRYAAHLPGWHSPSLLEELGSALGVPLAVENDVNLAAVAEQSAGAAAGCEDFVLFWADEGIGAAIVLGGRLHRGATGGAGEVGYIPLPGAPVLHNVSRANTGGFQELAGGEAVLKLARQGGLTARTPREAVAKAVAGSPHDPDAAAVLKELAVRFATGLAAIVGVLDPQRVVLSGGVITAGGEELRARIAEELYQLAIPRPPLLLGTVEGSPVLAGAVQRALTAARDELFDTLAP from the coding sequence ATGAACGACCGGGCCGCGCTCGATCTGCTGCTGGCGCACGGGCCGCTCTCCCGGACCCGGATCGGTGAGCTGACCGGGTTGTCCAAGCCGACCGCCTCGCAGCTGCTGGCCCGGCTGGAGGCGGCCGGCCTGGTGGTGGCCACCGGCACCACCGCGGGGCGCCCGGGGCCCAGCGCGCAGCTGTACCGGGTCAACCCGGACGCCGGTTACGTGGCCGCGCTCGACGTGGCCCCCGACCGGATCACCGCGGCCGTCGCCGACATCGGCGGCGCGGTGCGCGGCGAGCACGTCCTGGTCACCCGGGGACGCTCCGCCGCGCGCACCCCGGCCCGTACCGTCGCCCAGGTCACCTCGGTGATCGAGACCGCGGCCGAGCGGGCCGGGATCGACCGCTCCCGGCTCAACCGGGTGGTGATCGGCATCCCGGGCGCGCTCGACCCGGTCACCGGCGTGCTGCGGTACGCGGCCCATCTGCCCGGCTGGCACTCGCCGTCCCTGCTGGAGGAGTTGGGCTCCGCGCTCGGGGTGCCGCTGGCGGTGGAGAACGACGTCAACCTGGCGGCGGTGGCCGAGCAGAGCGCCGGCGCCGCGGCGGGGTGCGAGGACTTCGTGCTCTTCTGGGCCGACGAAGGCATCGGCGCCGCGATCGTGCTGGGCGGCCGGCTGCACCGCGGGGCCACCGGCGGCGCGGGCGAGGTGGGCTACATCCCGCTGCCCGGGGCGCCGGTGCTGCACAACGTCAGCCGGGCCAACACCGGCGGCTTCCAGGAGCTGGCGGGCGGCGAGGCGGTGCTGAAGCTGGCCCGGCAGGGCGGGCTGACCGCGCGCACCCCGCGCGAGGCGGTCGCCAAGGCGGTGGCCGGGAGCCCGCACGACCCGGACGCGGCGGCGGTCCTGAAGGAGCTGGCGGTGCGCTTCGCCACCGGGCTCGCCGCGATCGTCGGGGTGCTCGACCCGCAGCGGGTGGTCCTCTCCGGCGGCGTGATCACCGCCGGCGGCGAGGAGCTGCGCGCGCGCATCGCCGAGGAGCTGTACCAACTGGCCATCCCCCGGCCGCCGTTGCTGCTCGGCACGGTGGAGGGGTCACCGGTGCTGGCCGGCGCCGTGCAGCGCGCGCTGACCGCCGCCCGCGACGAGCTGTTCGACACCCTGGCCCCCTGA
- a CDS encoding ABC transporter substrate-binding protein, whose translation MLRPTRARLTRACAAVTAAASIALLAGACTGQGGTRADDDPNKPVTINFWHGWSAPSEVKAVNAAIAGFEKAHPAIHVHAVANVNDDKVNQALRTSGPDAPDVISSFSTDNVGGFCHSGALTDLTPFLKKSGIDPRRTFPKPMLDYTAYQGVRCTLPLLGDAYGLYYNKDAFKAAGIQEPPKTWSQFKADAVKLTKTSGDKYSQLGFMPDFHGYETRPSHYVAQWNPVYFDAQGKAQLAKDPSFGKMFTFQKDLVDSLGGYAKLEKYRNTFGDEYGSKNPFHTGQVAMSLDGEWRLGMAEAAGVKFPIGVAPLPVPDDQASTYGKGYITGTIIGVAAHSAKQNAAWEFVKYLTTDTDAVVNFANGIHNVPSTLAALDSPKLVADPGFRTFLDIARNPRSSTTPASPNGGQYITSMEDFAYSYESGRTTDLAGGLARLDAQIDRDTAQAK comes from the coding sequence ATGCTCCGCCCGACGAGAGCCCGACTCACCCGAGCGTGTGCCGCCGTGACGGCCGCCGCGTCCATCGCCCTGCTGGCCGGGGCCTGCACCGGCCAGGGCGGCACCCGGGCCGACGACGACCCGAACAAGCCGGTGACCATCAACTTCTGGCACGGCTGGAGCGCCCCGTCCGAGGTCAAGGCGGTGAACGCCGCCATCGCCGGGTTCGAGAAGGCCCACCCCGCCATCCATGTGCACGCGGTCGCCAACGTCAACGACGACAAGGTCAACCAGGCGCTGCGCACCTCGGGTCCGGACGCCCCGGACGTGATCTCCTCGTTCAGCACCGACAACGTCGGCGGCTTCTGCCACTCCGGGGCGCTCACCGACCTCACCCCGTTCCTGAAGAAGTCCGGCATCGACCCGCGGCGCACCTTCCCCAAGCCGATGCTGGACTACACCGCCTACCAGGGCGTCCGCTGCACCCTGCCGCTGCTCGGCGACGCCTACGGGCTCTACTACAACAAGGACGCCTTCAAGGCCGCCGGGATCCAGGAACCGCCGAAGACGTGGTCGCAGTTCAAGGCCGACGCGGTCAAGCTCACCAAGACGTCCGGCGATAAGTACTCCCAGCTCGGCTTCATGCCCGACTTCCACGGCTACGAGACCCGTCCCTCGCACTACGTCGCCCAGTGGAACCCGGTCTACTTCGACGCCCAGGGCAAGGCGCAGCTGGCCAAGGACCCCTCCTTCGGCAAGATGTTCACCTTCCAGAAGGACCTGGTGGACTCGCTCGGCGGCTACGCCAAGCTGGAGAAGTACCGCAACACCTTCGGCGACGAGTACGGCTCCAAGAACCCGTTCCACACCGGCCAGGTGGCCATGTCGCTGGACGGCGAGTGGCGGCTGGGCATGGCCGAGGCGGCCGGGGTGAAGTTCCCGATCGGGGTGGCGCCGCTGCCGGTGCCGGACGACCAGGCGAGCACCTACGGCAAGGGCTACATCACCGGCACGATCATCGGCGTCGCGGCGCACAGCGCCAAGCAGAACGCCGCCTGGGAGTTCGTGAAGTACCTGACCACCGACACCGACGCGGTGGTGAACTTCGCCAACGGCATCCACAACGTGCCCTCCACGCTGGCCGCCCTGGACTCCCCCAAGCTGGTGGCCGACCCCGGCTTCCGCACGTTCCTGGACATCGCCCGCAACCCGCGCAGCAGCACCACCCCGGCGTCCCCCAACGGCGGCCAGTACATCACCTCCATGGAGGACTTCGCCTACTCCTACGAGTCCGGCCGCACCACCGACCTGGCCGGCGGGCTGGCCAGGCTGGACGCCCAGATCGACCGCGACACCGCCCAGGCGAAGTAG
- a CDS encoding carbohydrate ABC transporter permease: MAAALAAGPGRPAPALKARRRRQALVTLAFLAPWLIGFAVFFAYPLLSTVYFSFMKYDGFRPPVFTGAANWRYVFAHYPLFWPALRNTLWLVAVMVSARVVFGLGVGLLITKIKTGAGFFRTAFYLPYLAPPVAATMAFAFLLNPGTGPVNHLLGDLGLPQPGWFNDPSWSKPALTMLALWGIGDLMVIFMAALLDVPKEQYEAAELDGAGPWQRFRYVTLPVISPIVLFAVVTGVIQTMQYYTQPIVAGKVASGIIGNSGQAFEPGYPDHSTLTLPQLVYNLGFQRFDTGSACVIALVLFAIAMAFTALLMRRRGGLFQAGE; the protein is encoded by the coding sequence GTGGCCGCCGCCCTCGCGGCCGGCCCCGGCCGCCCCGCCCCCGCGCTGAAGGCCAGGCGCCGCCGCCAGGCGCTGGTGACGCTGGCCTTCCTGGCGCCCTGGCTGATCGGCTTCGCCGTCTTCTTCGCCTACCCGCTGCTGTCCACCGTCTACTTCTCCTTCATGAAGTACGACGGCTTCCGCCCGCCGGTCTTCACCGGCGCCGCCAACTGGCGTTACGTCTTCGCCCACTACCCGCTGTTCTGGCCGGCGCTGCGCAACACGCTGTGGCTGGTGGCGGTGATGGTCAGCGCCCGGGTGGTCTTCGGGCTCGGCGTCGGGCTGCTGATCACGAAGATCAAGACCGGCGCCGGTTTCTTCCGCACCGCCTTCTACCTGCCCTACCTGGCCCCGCCGGTGGCCGCCACCATGGCCTTCGCCTTCCTGCTCAACCCCGGCACCGGCCCGGTGAACCACCTGCTGGGCGACCTCGGGCTGCCGCAGCCGGGCTGGTTCAACGATCCGTCGTGGTCCAAGCCGGCGCTGACCATGCTCGCCCTGTGGGGCATCGGCGACCTGATGGTGATCTTCATGGCCGCCCTGCTCGACGTGCCCAAGGAGCAGTACGAGGCGGCCGAGCTGGACGGCGCCGGGCCCTGGCAGCGCTTCCGGTACGTGACCTTGCCGGTGATCTCCCCCATCGTGCTGTTCGCGGTGGTCACCGGGGTCATCCAGACGATGCAGTACTACACGCAGCCGATCGTCGCCGGAAAGGTGGCCAGCGGCATCATCGGCAATTCCGGCCAGGCGTTCGAGCCGGGTTATCCGGACCATTCCACCCTGACCTTGCCGCAACTCGTCTACAACCTCGGCTTCCAGCGGTTCGACACCGGTTCCGCCTGCGTCATCGCGCTGGTGCTCTTCGCCATCGCCATGGCGTTCACCGCGCTGCTGATGCGCCGCCGGGGCGGCCTGTTCCAGGCCGGGGAGTGA